A genomic region of Magnolia sinica isolate HGM2019 chromosome 6, MsV1, whole genome shotgun sequence contains the following coding sequences:
- the LOC131248668 gene encoding uncharacterized protein LOC131248668 encodes MASLSPSCPSANLAVRKLKSTIAVSAASNPNLPNQAKKTADIVQKELITADPKRPWWAPLFRFGSERNTGDQAMRSGADESEMRKSTARRSGLTAEKARVLRKELRAMECWHDAMYHSAIASRLASPDQS; translated from the coding sequence ATGGCATCGCTCTCTCCCTCATGCCCGTCGGCAAATCTGGCCGTCCGAAAGCTTAAAAGCACGATCGCAGTATCTGCAGCATCGAATCCCAACCTTCCGAATCAAGCGAAGAAAACTGCCGACATAGTGCAGAAAGAGCTGATAACGGCCGATCCGAAACGCCCTTGGTGGGCCCCGCTCTTCCGCTTCGGTTCGGAGCGGAACACGGGCGATCAGGCGATGAGATCGGGCGCTGACGAGTCGGAGATGCGGAAATCGACTGCGAGGAGATCGGGTCTGACAGCGGAGAAGGCGAGGGTGCTGAGGAAGGAGTTGAGAGCGATGGAGTGCTGGCACGACGCGATGTACCATTCTGCTATCGCTTCCCGTCTGGCTTCGCCCGATCAGTCGTGA